The following proteins come from a genomic window of Acanthopagrus latus isolate v.2019 chromosome 5, fAcaLat1.1, whole genome shotgun sequence:
- the lzts1 gene encoding leucine zipper putative tumor suppressor 1, producing the protein MGSVSSLINGGNSLNSNHCKASDYRSSKGTNHHRKSGGCSLDGLLKCSFTQCSSTTTHPSKGLTHSRSGRSEDFFYIKVSHKPRSAHHRGGPMEEHAGGKKRDGESDGRLQPKLLLMSGKMTERTSAEKSLVRSTAFKPVIPRSTSSTETGHNSLDHILCPQKKARSPENQHKQDTFSGTFSDSGRNSMSSLPTHSTSGSLSASTGPVSHGDGSSAPANGLSKGVQPSFPPWVSGNSANLDCSYRAGLNSVGSTSKGNGDASSPLSADEPSALSETSGGIRSPITTDESLIERLEQRLLERETELHELQVSFEEKEEDTCQLFDERQRHCAEEMEGLKQRCSTKLRQVSQMAARTQQALQLQVKQLQAEKERLLEDVSKLTREKGLVELRLRSYETENTQLAPTLEETQWEVCQKTGEISLLKQQLRDCQADVSHKLNEIVSLRASLRENAAKMETLEKQNKDHEDKLHSRTIEVEVCQNELQRKKNEADLLREKVGKLETDIQGMKHDLAMAKEQRLQHSLQREVHAQTQALERLIQGSDSPALGQAEESSGHVSTESLQRDVEGLKQQLREEKEAQERLANSFEQERQTWNKEKGRVIKYQKQLQINYLQMHKKNQDLERILKELTAEMESRTELGMDINYGSGLQTYEDVIATEI; encoded by the exons ATGGGCAGTGTGAGCAGCCTCATCAACGGCGGCAACAGCCTCAACAGCAACCACTGCAAAGCGTCTGACTACAGGTCGAGCAAGGGAACTAACCATCATAGGAAGAGTGGAGGTTGCAGCCTTGACGGGCTACTTAAGTGCAGCTTCACCCAGtgctcctccaccaccacccatcCCTCTAAAGGCCTGACCCACTCCCGGTCCGGACGGAGcgaagattttttttacatcaaa GTGAGCCATAAACCGAGGTCAGCGCACCACAGAGGAGGACCGATGGAAGAGCATGCAGGTGGaaagaagagagatggagaatcAGATGGACGACTGCAACCAAAACTGCTGCTTATGTCGGGGAAAATGACTGAGAGG ACCTCTGCTGAGAAGTCATTGGTCCGTTCCACTGCCTTCAAGCCTGTGATTCCCAGGAGTACATCGTCCACAGAGACAGGCCACAACAGCCTGGACCACATTCTCTGTCCTCAGAAAAAAGCAAGGAGTCCTGAAAATCAACACAAGCAAGACACcttctcag GGACTTTCTCAGACTCTGGACGTAACTCCATGTCTAGCCTGCCCACCCACAGCACCAGCGGCAGCCTAAGTGCTTCCACCGGCCCTGTCAGTCACGGCGATGGCAGCTCAGCTCCCGCAAACGGCCTCAGCAAGGGAGTACAACCCAGTTTCCCTCCATGGGTCAGCGGGAACAGCGCTAACCTTGACTGTAGCTACAGGGCCGGTTTAAACAGCGTGGGGTCGACATCTAAGGGAAATGGGGATGCGAGCTCCCCACTCTCTGCAGACGAGCCAAGCGCACTCTCTGAAACTTCAGGTGGGATTCGCTCCCCGATTACCACAGACGAGTCACTGATTGAACGTCTGGAACAAAGGCTGCTCGAGAGAGAGACCGAGCTGCACGAGCTACAG GTGAGTTttgaggagaaggaagaagacaCCTGCCAGCTGTTTgatgaaagacaaagacactgtgcagaggagatggaggggctCAAGCAGCGATGCTCCACAAAGCTCCGGCAAGTGTCGCAAATGGCAGCAAGAACCCAGCAAGCCCTTCAGCTGCAGGTCAAGCAGCTCCAG gcagagaaagagagactcCTGGAGGATGTCTCAAAGCTGACCCGGGAGAAGGGTCTCGTCGAGCTCAGACTGAGGTCGTATGAGACAGAAAACACGCAGCTGGCTCCAACTCTTGAGGAAACTCAGTGGGAG GTGTGCCAGAAGACAGGGGAGATCTCGCtgttgaagcagcagctgagagacTGCCAGGCGGACGTCAGCCACAAGCTAAATGAAATCGTCAGCCTCAGGGCTTCGCTGAGGGAAAACGCGGCGAAGATGGAGACTCTCGAGAAGCAGAATAAAGACCATGAGGACAAACTTCACTCTCGCACCATCGAGGTTGAG GTCTGCCAAAACGAGCTCCAGCGCAAGAAGAACGAAGCTGATTTACTCAGAGAGAAAGTGGGCAAACTTGAGACGGACATTCAGGGAATGAAACATGATCTGGCCATGGCCAAAGagcagaggctgcagcacaGTTTGCAACGTGAGGTCCATGCCCAGACACAGGCCTTGGAGAGATTAATCCAAGGCTCAGACTCCCCTGCTCTGGGCCAGGCGGAGGAGAGCAGCGGACATGTCTCCACAGAATCACTCCAGAGAGACGTGGAGGgactgaagcagcagctcagggaggagaaggaggcacAGGAGAGGCTGGCCAACAGCTTTGAGCAGGAGAGGCAAACATGGAACAAGGAGAAAGGCAGGGTCATCAAGTACCAGAAGCAGCTCCAGATCAACTACCTGCAGATGCACAAGAAGAACCAGGACCTGGAGAGGATCCTAAAGGAGCTCACCGCCGAAATGGAGAGCCGGACGGAGCTCGGCATGGACATCAACTATGGCTCAGGGTTACAAACATATGAAGATGTTATTGCCACAGAGATTTGA